GTGTCCCATCAGGTCGATGCTTCCCCGTATCTTCCGGAGACTAACCAGACATTGCTCATCAGGTCTCTGGACGTGGAGCAGCTTCCGGCCGTTTAGCTTGCCACCGCGGACACCTTGCTGGCCTCCTGGCGCCCACGCCGCGACTCCGTTCCTGACGAGTACTGCTGCCTCCGGCCGGCGGGCCTTGCGGCCTGCCTGGCCCGGATGGCGTCGAACTGCATCTGCTCGTCGCGGCACTCCTCGCTGCAGAAGGGCGTGTCCCCTCTGTACATGAAGATGTCGCTGTCGCGGGCCAAGGATTTGGAGCAGAGCGCGCAGGCGTCCAGCGCGGGCAGCCTGGGCTCGCCGAGCGGCTCGGCGTCGAAGAAGAAGGCGCAAGCGAGGTGTGCTGCCGCCATGGCTTGGGCTTCGCGACGTGCGTTGCTAGCTGCTAGAGATGACGGGACTCGGCGGGGGATGGATAATCTGAGGGCTGAGGCTTTGAGCCCAGTTCTTGAGGCGGGGCCGGTATATATGGTATGGCAGACCGGGACGGGCACTGGGCGCCGTTGCTGCGGGGGCGCCGCCGTGCAGGAAAAACAGCGAGCAGTCTGGCACTGGCGGCTCACGGTTCCGACGGGTGCCACCAACCGGGAAGGACGATCGACAAGCGGTTCCCATTCTTTATTGCGTCATGGTGTAGTAGTGGCTGCCTGGTTGGCTAGTTGGGACGGCTGCGGGAATGCTGCGTCCGCGCCACGCACGCGGCTGACTCGGCTCCGCCGCGACCGCGACGAGGACGACTGGAGGCTGTGGGCCATGTCTGACGCGGCTGTGGGTGGGCCGGTGGGGTTCGGATTCCCAAACACACACCGGCCGGGAATCGCACAAACATCCGTCCCTGTTACACGCAAAAACCGTGTGCATCAAGGGAGGCGAAGCAAGTGCACCACCACTTGCTCCGATTTGTGCAGCAAAAGTACCAGGAGAAAATATTCCGTGAAAAAGCATACCAATTTGCACGGAACCAACACCTTTAGCCCATTGCTCAGGCCCCAAACTTTGGCTTAAACAAACCTAAACATCTTGGGGCTGATAATTCGTCCGCCAGCCCTTTTGCCGACCTACGAGGCCGGAACCCTGTTAGGCACGCAAATGATAGAGGGCACTTGCGCTCAAAAACAAAAACATCAGCACGGGCACTTTGTTCTCTCATCAGGGCTTCGTTCTTGGgggaatattttgaggtgtggTGCAAGTGCAACTGTGCAAGCAAGCCACCACCACTCCACCAGGCAGCACCTTGTGAACGATACTGTGGGGAACAAGCAACTGGTGATTTTGTACTCCTCCTATACATTGAAAACTCTGAAGAGAATCATGAGGAGCGGCTTGAAAAAAACATGATGAATAATTTCACCGTGACAAGCGTGCGTGTACATCTTGGAGCAGGGGCCTGCACCCCACGGTTGCAGGCGCGCGGCTCAGGATTCCGTCGACAAAGCGGTCGAGCAGGCAGGTTTCACCCGGGGGAGCAGCTTTCTCGAGATCGGCGGCTAAGATTTGTTTATAGGTGGCTTAATTGCGCCTGATAATTGGAGCTTAGTGATCTTTCAGAACGTAGTTGGAATTCGACTAGTGCGTAGCctagtttttttttttcaaaccaattttatttttttccgAACCAATTGCATAGCGTAGTTGGTGAGAGAGATACGGTGGCAGACGGGGACGAGGCAACAAAATATTGATTGGATCGTTGAACGGACCTGACGTGGTTGTGATGCGTTTCCTTCACTTTGGTCTTTTGTCTAGTCACCTGATAGACTGATCACGCAATTAGTACGACGTCCCGTGAATAACGGACATTATTATTCAGACAGAACAAGATGCTCGGCACAGACAATACTTTTCCTCGAAAGTTGCTTGGGAATTTGGAGACACGCTTCGCAAACGCTTCAGATTTATGAAGTGGTTGTCAGTACAGTACTCTAGCTGAAACGCAGACATGACCTCtatgggtgtgttcgtttcgcACTAGAGAGGTCTAAAACACAGACCTACAAAATTAGAGGTCTAAATATTTTAGAGGTCTAATATTTAGAGGGGTGTTCGTTACAGCCCTCTAAAGCCCTCTAATGTGAGTAAATTTACAGTTTTACCCCCCTATCCATGCAATGTGAGAGTAAATTTATGCAAGAAACAAAGGAAGAGAGAAAAATTCAGTTATTACACTCTCAGCATAGTTAAGAAGAACAATTTGCCAACTATACCTTTTTCAGAACAGGGACACAGTTTCCTCACAGTTGACTGAAACATGGAAATAGTGATCAGATGATGAGGGCACGGTAGCAGGCAAGCATACTCCAGCTGCATATATCATCACTGCCATGCACCATCACCTCTGTTGCAGGCTTGCACCTAACCTTTTGGCTGGATAGCATTACTACAAATGAACAAATCCTGCCATGACAAAGGTAGCGACCAAGCTCGTCACGAAAACTTTCCAAGACATCAGAGACACATCAGCAGTTTCCTCCCAATTCAGTGAAACATGGCAATCTCCATATCGTCTCCATGCCAACTCCAACTGGTAGCCCAATCAGAAGCAGCACTATCCATGCTATTGATGCCCATGAAGCAGTCATGCAGCTCTCCAACCCAAGCTTTAGTGCCAGGATTCTCAAAAAGATACCCATAGCTAAGTATAGCACATTTTAGAACAGAATACTATCCCAAAAGTCAGTTGCAGAAACTTGTAACTTCTTATTGGATGAATACAACACTGACAGGTAGTGGCATAAGATACAGTATAGTAAGACAACAAATCATCGATCTAAACAGAGTTCAGAAACAAATTCTTATACTTGGTTAGCGTCCACGATGCAATAGAGTCTTCAACAGAACCACCAATGTGAACCAACTTCAAAAGCCATCCATCCATCAGCATGCCTTCAAGAAACCTCTCTCGTACAAAAATAATATGAGGAAGATGCTGAAATTAACTGCAGGTAACAAAGCCAAAATCTGGAACAGGAAATGGATAGAGACGAAGACAGATGTAAATGCTGAAGTTGCAGATACGTGAAAGAATGCCAAACCATATAACTATACTGGCGGAGTCAGGAACAAAAAAGTTCAGCCAATTCAAACACTATAAATGTATAACAGACTTTAGTTAAAATTCAGAACAACACATACCGGTGATATAACTAGGTAGTAATGGTGATTAATATAAATCATATTCAGGAAAAGAAACAACTTGTAATGAAGCAAGTACATGTTCATACCTAAATTAGTGGTTGTTGTATAGAGCTGTTGCTATCCGATCACGAAAACCATTCATGGTCTCGTCACTAGGCGGCTCTTCATCCTGACCATTTGTAAAATTATTTGAGTCGTCGGAGATATGGCCCTGTGGGATGTACTCATCGAGCTCCGCTTGGTGGAAGTCCTCATCGTCGTTATCATGTTCTCTAATGAAATTGTGAAGTGCCATGCAAGCTACGATAATTTTCGTTTATTTTGCAACCGGAAAACTTGGAATGCCATACATCATCCTCCACTTCTGCTTGAATACTCCAAAAGACCTCTCTACTACATTCCGAAGCGAAGAATGAGCATAGTTAAAAGTCTCTTTCATACCTCTTGCCATTGTTCCAAGTCGAAACTCTTGTAGATGGTACTTGGTTCCCTTGTATGGTGCCAGATAACCCAGTTGATTGGGGTAGCCCGAGTCCACTAGATAGTACTTATCTGCATGTACAGAGTAATTTCTCCATCCATATCATAAAAGAAAAGGTAGAATACTTAAGGATAAATCTAGGATACATTTGTGCAACATGCTTACCTTGAGGTGGATGTGGAAATTTGTCACCATACTTTGTCATGGCATCATTGAATACTCTCATGTCATGAACTGATCCAGGCCAACCAGCAAGAACGAAGGTGAATCGCATGTCAAAATCGCATACGGCCATGACATTTTGTGATGTCCTACCCTTCCGGTTAAGGTACTGCACCATGTTGTGCGTTGGAACAACAACATCTATACGAGTGCCATCTATCGCCCCTATGCAATTGTTGAATAGTCCCTTGAACCTTGTTTGCTGCAGCCGAGGGTGTATGGTACTGAATTCTGGGTCCCTAGGCTTTATAATTTCTGCAGCTAGCTTCACAAGTGCATCCAAAACTTTGGCAAAATTTCTGTGAATCGTGTCTAGGGACCTACCAAATATGGTCATAGCTTGCCTAACTGGCTGCGGTGTTCCAACCATCCAAAGAAACATCCCTAACGCCTCTCGGCTGGTACTCCTTGTGCTGGACTTTAGACCGTATGAGCCAACCAAGATAGCATGTAGTTGTACAAACAAGTCAGCATTCATTCTAAACATGGTGTGGCAATAATGTGGGTCGGCAAGCATCCTATTCACAAAGTCAAGACCACTCTTGGTTTTTGAGTAGTGTTGCATGCCATGAAACATACCATACATGAGCAGAGGTAGCTGTTCATTGAAGTCCTCTTCGTCGTCCTTAATCCACTCATCCAGTGAATCCTGAAACCCAAGATACAACGGATCAGTTGCCGAAAAAGAATAGCAAAGAATTGAATTTACAGTCATTGATATTGTACACCCATAGCTGAAATGAAATTGGTCTGAAGCAACACATCATTGATAGTCAACAACCATAACCGAAATGAAATTTTTCTCACACAACAACCATAGGCGAAATTAAATTGTTCTCACACAACAAAGCATGGAAATAAATTAGTCTGAAACCAAATCCTGCCTACAGTAGTGCACAACAGATTGAAAGACAATAGTCCAAATTTTCAGCCTTCATGTATCTCCTGACGAAGGCTATCCTTTGTTCAGGGGTTTGGCACTTGAAGAACAAGCGCGTCATGATGGCACTTCCGCAAAGGTAGCCCAGGGCCAAGAACTCTGGACTGCCAGGCTCAATCCCTGCTTCCAAGCCCCACTGGATCACAGCTTCATGCTGGGTGCTTTCCTGCTGttccttcatcttcttctctgCCTGCCTCTCCTTCATCATTTGAAGCTTCATCCCACTAACTTCTGAGTTCTGCTTCACCATGGATCTGAACATGTTGAAGTATGCGCTCTTGCTCTTCTTTGAAGGACTGGCCCCAGTTGTGCTTGTGCTGCTGCCCCTCTTGTTGCTACCTGTGCTCTAGGGCTGTCTTCGGCTGGA
The sequence above is drawn from the Panicum hallii strain FIL2 chromosome 7, PHallii_v3.1, whole genome shotgun sequence genome and encodes:
- the LOC112900211 gene encoding uncharacterized protein LOC112900211, with amino-acid sequence MAAAHLACAFFFDAEPLGEPRLPALDACALCSKSLARDSDIFMYRGDTPFCSEECRDEQMQFDAIRARQAARPAGRRQQYSSGTESRRGRQEASKVSAVAS